In the Candidatus Omnitrophota bacterium genome, TTCACATTTTTTAACGGATAAAGAGGCAGGAGGTTGAAGATCCTTGTGGCGACAAGGATAACAAAAAAACCATATGCCCATACAGGATGTTTTTCTTTAATCTTGAAAAAAATGACGGCGAGATAATAAAAGAAGAAAGGCGCGATACCCATAAGATACCGGAAATAAGGAAACGGCCCGATAAAGGTCAGGACGAGCAGGACCGAGGCAATGATAAAAGGCAGCGGGGTCAGCGGAGCGCCGCGTTTACGCAGGTAAAGAAATACAGGAATGAGAATAACGGGGAAGAGGTGGTCATTTATATAAAGCGCGTAACGGGCGAGATTATCAAGCCGGAACATGAAAGGAATGGGCTGGGTAAATTCGAGAGAACGCCCGAGTATGCCCATAGAAAAGAACCAGGGCGCGGTCAATATGAATAAAATACCGGCGGTGAAAATAACAGCCTTAACGCGTTCTTTGCTGATGCCCCGATATAGGAAATGGGCGACGAATCCTATAAAAACTCCGAGAAAGACAAGATAATGCGTATAAAAAAGGGCGGCGAGAGCCGTTATAAAATAAAAAACAGCTCTCCCTCTTTTTTTAACGGCTAAATCCATATATAAAGTGGTCGTAAGCAGCGTCATAAAAGTCAAGAGAGAATAATACGCGCATTGACGGATATGCAACAGGACCGCGACGGAAATTATCATAAGGAGCGAAGCAAGACCGGCAGTTTTTTTATCGGCTAGCCTGAAAACCAGGCGGTAAAACAGAATGATAGATAATATCCCGAAGATCGCGAAGGGAAGACGCGCCGTAAATGTGGATGGCCCCAGAACCATAAAAAACAAGGAGATGACATAGAATTCAAGCCAGGAACGGAGATAATAAGCGAAACTCCGGTCGAACTTAAAACCGGTGTTTTCATGGACGATGAGGTTGCGCCCGTCCCAGGCGGCCGGGTATCCGAACGATAGGACATTCTTGGCTAAAACCGCGCTGGAAGCTTCATCCTCCCACAGCGGCCGGTCCGCAAGATTTGGGATGATTAAAAGCGAACCTAACACCAAAAGCAGCGCCAGGAGCCTATTTTCCGTTAACATATGCATCATTTATTATTGCCATTCCTTAAATGTACGATCGGATGCCTGACCAATCCCGTGCCCAGCCCGATTTCGAGGCTGGTCTTGGCCATCGTTTGCATAACGCGAAAATCCGGAACTGTCCGGCCTTTTTGAACGGCCCGTCTTTTTGCCAGGGTCCCGGGTAAATTTTTTATGTTCCAGGACAAAGCGCCGATCAACGACCCTGCTTCATCCGGGGCTCCTTTTATCAGCGCGTAGAGCGCGTGGAAGGATATAATTATAAGGAGCAACGGTCCTAAGATCAAGATCATGGCCAAGGAGTAGTTTTTGATGAATGACATCAACCTGTTTTTTTCCCACTCATATATTTTAGCGCGGACCTTATCCGCGGTTGAGGTGCTGCCCATGTGCATATGAAAAACGACCGCCTCCGGCGCGTAAATTATCCCGTAGCCCATCGTCCGCAACCGCCAGCTCAGATCTACGTCTTCATGGTACATAAAATATCTTTCATCGAAAAGTCCGGCCTCCTCCAGCGTCTTTTTGCGTATCAGCGCGCAGGCGCCGCAGGCATAAAATATGTCGGTTTTCCCGTCAAACCGGCCTTCGTCCTTTTGCCCTATCCCCCGGTTAAACGCCAACCCGAAGATATCGCAGATCGTGCCCGCGGCATTGAGAAGAGACCTGTCGTAATAGTCGAGCATCTTAGGCATCGCCATCGAGTTTTTTTCATCGGATAATAATTTACCGGCGAGGATCTCCAGCCACCTGCCGTTCGTCTCGACGTCGTTATTTAAAAGGCATATTAATTCCGACCGGCAATCACGGACCGCGCGGTTATATGCCGCGGCGAAACCTATGTTTTGCCCGAGGCGGATAAGGGTCAGGCCGGGATACCGGTTTTGGACGAAAGACACGGAATCGTCATCCGAGCCGTTATCTACGACGGTTATTTCCAGCGGACCGCCGTATTCCGTTTTCACTACCGACTGCAGGCATTTTTCCAAAGACGTCCGGTTATTATAGTTCAAGATAATGATCGAGCAGGATGGATAGATGTCGTTTCTCACCGCACCCCCATGGAAAACATAAGATAACTTACGGACGTCCGGCATAAAAAGATAAACCAGTCCTTTAAACCGAAAAGGGACAGCAGCCATTTATTAAACGCGCGGCGGTAAACCGCGTCCGTTATAAGCAATTTCAGGGAAGGGGTCCTTTGCTCGAGGTCATTAACGGCCTTTTTTATCCTGGGCAGAGGAAGGTTCGTTTTTAATTTTCTCTCGTCTTTGACCCGGTCGAATCCGTCATAATCAAGATCGAGGAGATGGTTATTTTGCCGGGACGATTCATACAAACCCGTGCCCGGATAGGCGGTAGTTATGCTTACCCAGGAGAGGTGCGGTTTTTGCCGTTTCACCAAGGCGTAAGTCCGGTCCAGGTCGTCCGCATCCTCGACCGGGGCGCCTACCATATATTGGCCTAACACAAGTAGCCCGTTTTTTCTGCAGATCTCCGCCGCCCTTACTGAATCGTCCGCTTTTATGCCTTTATGGTAGTAATCGAGTATTTTTTGGGATCCGGATTCAAAACCAAACCAGACGATAACGCACCCGGACCTTTTAAGCGCTGCGGCCAATTCATCGTCGATGGTGTTGGCCCGCGACTGGCACGCCCACGATAACCCGGAAAGTCCCGCCTCTTGCAATTGCCGGCAGAAACTAAGAGCCCATTTTTTATCGGCGGTAAAAGTGTCGTCCTGAAAATGGAACCCCTTGATATTATAGCGGTCGCGCAAAAGCGATATCTCCTGTACGATCTTCCCTGGATCGCGCCACCGGGTTTTCTTGCCGAAAATGAGGTTGACCGTCGGCTGGCAGAACGAGCAATTGTAAGGACACCCGCGGCTGCCGACGATATGCAGGTTAGGCGCGGGCAGCGGAAAGGTATACCAGCTTTGCCTGAGATATTCGTCCATCGGAAAGAGCTCCCGTGCCGGAAGAGGAAGGCTATCGAGCGGATCGGAAGCGTAACTCATCTGCTTTTTAATGATCTTCCCGTCCGCGCGATAAGAGATGTTGGGGATATTTTCCAGGCTTTCGGATGCGGCCAAACGGCCCATGATCTTTTCGCCCTCCCCCATTACGACCAGGTCGATATCCCGGCAGTCAAGGAAATCATCCGGGGCGACGGTGGCATAAGGCCCGCCGACAACCACGGTTGCTTCCCCGCGCGAAATATTTTTGCAGAAAGAAGCCAATTCTTTGACGGCGGTCACGGTCGTTATGTCCGCCGTTATGCCGATCAACCGGAATTTTTCTTTCCGGAGTATTTTTTCAAGGTCTCGTTTTGTCTCAATGCGGAGGTCTATCCCCTTGACCCGGTGGCCCTCGTTGAGCAGGTATCCGCCGATATAGCTTAAGCCCAAAGGCGGCCAAAGCCATTGAAGGAGCCTCTTTCTGGGGGGGCAGATGAGGAGTATGTCCATTATAGCCCGAATTCTCCGAGGAGGAACCTTTTCTCCGAATCGATAGAATTTTTGTCGGCACAGGTTATGAAGACAGGGCCGTTGTTTTTGTCGAAAAAGCCCATTTTTATTTTATAGCGCCCTTTTTCCGGGACCGAGGGGATAAAGATCCTGTAGTTGGTTTTAATTATCCGGCCCGCAGGCCATTCCTCGGTCGGGTAGATATTGTAGGCCGGCGAGAAAACAAATTGCCGGATCATTTGTCCGCCGGGGTCTTCAACCCAAATCACCGCTCCGTAAGAGGCTGTCGGCGCCTTCAGGCTTTTCCAGTACAAGGAAAGACTCAGGCATTTTTTTGATAAAAGGGATTCTTCGGAAAGGTCATAGCCTGTCAGGGCGATCTCGCGATTGATCTCGACGGCGGCCGTATAAGACGGAGAAGCCTCTTTTAACTCCTCGTAAAGTTTTAAGTCTCCGCTCGAGCCCTTTTTAAGCAGAGCCGTATTTTCCACCAGCCCGACGACGCCCCAATGTCCTTCCTCGAGGAAAGACCTGAAATTACGGCCGCTTTCCGGATTTTTGAACTGGGCGGTAAGCGTATCCTCGAAATCGATCAGGGCGTATTCTACCCCTGGAGGAAGAGTATATTTTTTGTTGATGATCTTATAGTGGCCCATGTAAAGGTGGTGGAATGACTGCAGTTGTTCCCGGCCGGAAAGTTTCGGTAAGAACCTGAAAGTCGCCACCACGCCGGCATCGGAAGGTATAGACCTGATCATGTCGTTCATGACCGGCGCCAAAGGGTCCCTGACATAAGAGGGCAGGTTATTTGACAATTCCAGCCATGGCCCTATGCAATAAGCGAAATACAGGGAAACAACCACAAAAATGGCCGCAAACACAAACCGCATTTTCTTTATAAGGCCGAGAGCCAGCAGGCGCCTGATGCCGTAAACGGAAGAGAGGAAAATAACCGGGATAATAGCCAGGTTGTATTGGTTATAAATATTGCAGGCAGGCAGGTAATCAGCCAAAAGATTACGGGCGAAAGTGGGTAAAGATAAAAAAAGGACGGCGGGGCTGAAGAGCGGCAGGAAAGAGACGGGGCTGAAAAGGAACCT is a window encoding:
- a CDS encoding glycosyltransferase family 39 protein, translating into MLTENRLLALLLVLGSLLIIPNLADRPLWEDEASSAVLAKNVLSFGYPAAWDGRNLIVHENTGFKFDRSFAYYLRSWLEFYVISLFFMVLGPSTFTARLPFAIFGILSIILFYRLVFRLADKKTAGLASLLMIISVAVLLHIRQCAYYSLLTFMTLLTTTLYMDLAVKKRGRAVFYFITALAALFYTHYLVFLGVFIGFVAHFLYRGISKERVKAVIFTAGILFILTAPWFFSMGILGRSLEFTQPIPFMFRLDNLARYALYINDHLFPVILIPVFLYLRKRGAPLTPLPFIIASVLLVLTFIGPFPYFRYLMGIAPFFFYYLAVIFFKIKEKHPVWAYGFFVILVATRIFNLLPLYPLKNVKFERMALPASWQANPDVGTRLSLYSAYLNKETGHFWTYLPDYAYELTHTFNGPLKGIVSFLKANSRADDIVLTNYDNCSIIFYTGLRCSGRMTKKTPWLEGHLPSYIFSPKDAVWLIPRQGRDTYFFGKFLEENNIPEGSHILQRFSLNCPDIWLDSMPDPYYHLFREPGGVPPVVIFKRPASN
- a CDS encoding glycosyltransferase family 2 protein, with the protein product MRNDIYPSCSIIILNYNNRTSLEKCLQSVVKTEYGGPLEITVVDNGSDDDSVSFVQNRYPGLTLIRLGQNIGFAAAYNRAVRDCRSELICLLNNDVETNGRWLEILAGKLLSDEKNSMAMPKMLDYYDRSLLNAAGTICDIFGLAFNRGIGQKDEGRFDGKTDIFYACGACALIRKKTLEEAGLFDERYFMYHEDVDLSWRLRTMGYGIIYAPEAVVFHMHMGSTSTADKVRAKIYEWEKNRLMSFIKNYSLAMILILGPLLLIIISFHALYALIKGAPDEAGSLIGALSWNIKNLPGTLAKRRAVQKGRTVPDFRVMQTMAKTSLEIGLGTGLVRHPIVHLRNGNNK
- a CDS encoding radical SAM protein produces the protein MDILLICPPRKRLLQWLWPPLGLSYIGGYLLNEGHRVKGIDLRIETKRDLEKILRKEKFRLIGITADITTVTAVKELASFCKNISRGEATVVVGGPYATVAPDDFLDCRDIDLVVMGEGEKIMGRLAASESLENIPNISYRADGKIIKKQMSYASDPLDSLPLPARELFPMDEYLRQSWYTFPLPAPNLHIVGSRGCPYNCSFCQPTVNLIFGKKTRWRDPGKIVQEISLLRDRYNIKGFHFQDDTFTADKKWALSFCRQLQEAGLSGLSWACQSRANTIDDELAAALKRSGCVIVWFGFESGSQKILDYYHKGIKADDSVRAAEICRKNGLLVLGQYMVGAPVEDADDLDRTYALVKRQKPHLSWVSITTAYPGTGLYESSRQNNHLLDLDYDGFDRVKDERKLKTNLPLPRIKKAVNDLEQRTPSLKLLITDAVYRRAFNKWLLSLFGLKDWFIFLCRTSVSYLMFSMGVR
- a CDS encoding DUF2079 domain-containing protein, with the translated sequence MNDEKIKHRQNMTKPESAFEAKAPFIVACLIISYIALFFVICLIKYLYFGYFDFDLAIYNQSMWNTLHGRFLDSSIARGIIFTDHFSPILIIYLVFYAIIPHAMTLLLLQSALLGAGAWPVYLIAKEKIGKIPGVIIAFAYLVYPALNHANLFEFHPEAALAPIILFMFYCLIKDRFVPFVFLSILALSCKEDAALAVIMFGIYAMFARKSKRWILWPIISSLVWSVATIQFILPYFNKDAYIFTSFYAYLGNNPVEIAFNIVRHPIAVLKIAAMPYKIDYLRFLFSPVSFLPLFSPAVLFLSLPTFARNLLADYLPACNIYNQYNLAIIPVIFLSSVYGIRRLLALGLIKKMRFVFAAIFVVVSLYFAYCIGPWLELSNNLPSYVRDPLAPVMNDMIRSIPSDAGVVATFRFLPKLSGREQLQSFHHLYMGHYKIINKKYTLPPGVEYALIDFEDTLTAQFKNPESGRNFRSFLEEGHWGVVGLVENTALLKKGSSGDLKLYEELKEASPSYTAAVEINREIALTGYDLSEESLLSKKCLSLSLYWKSLKAPTASYGAVIWVEDPGGQMIRQFVFSPAYNIYPTEEWPAGRIIKTNYRIFIPSVPEKGRYKIKMGFFDKNNGPVFITCADKNSIDSEKRFLLGEFGL